In Geotalea uraniireducens, the genomic window GAGTTAATCATGATGCCCTCTCCCTTCTCATTTACCACAAATTGGGCATATGTCTTGCCAAAAAAAGGTTTTTTTATTACTATCGCCGGCAGCTTCCGCCTCCCGGCGCCGGTGCGTCGTGCCGCGGATCATCACGAAACCATCCATGTTTCCGGAGGAATAAATGGGGCTTCTGGCTGGGAAAAAGGCGATCATTTTCGGGATTGCCAACGAGAAGAGTATCGCCTGGGCGATTGCCCAGGCGTTCAAGCGCGAAGGGGCAGAACTGGCCGTCACCTATGCCAATGAGACGGTGGCCAAGCGGGTAATCCCGCTGGCCGAAAGCCTGCAGGCGCAGCTGGTGTTGCCGTGCGACGTGCGCAACGATGGCGATCTCCGCGCGACCTTTGCCGAAGTGGAAAAGGCCTGGGGCGGGCTTGACATTCTCGTCCATTCGGTGGCGTTTGCCAACAAGGACGAGCTGAAAGGGTCGTTCCTCAATACCACCCGCGAGGGGTTCTCCCTTGCTCTGGATATCAGTGCCTATTCGTTCATTGCCATGATGAAGGAAGCTTATCCGCTGATGAAGGAGCGGAACGGTTGCGCGCTTGCCCTGACCTACTACGGTGCCCAGAAGGTTTTCCCCAACTATAACGTCATGGGGGTCGCCAAGGCGGCTCTCGAAGCCAGTGTCCGCTATCTTGCCGAGTCGATCGGCACCGACGGCATCAGGGTCAATGCTATCTCCGCCGGGCCCCTGAAGACGCTGGCGGCTGCCGGGGTTGGCGGTTTCAACCAGATTGCCGGTCATGTGGCCGAGAAGGCACCGTTGCGGCGGAACATCTCCCAGGACGAAGTAGCCGGCGCCGCGCTCTATCTTTGCAGTCCCCTGGCCAGTGGCGTCACCGGCGAAATCCATTTCGTCGACAGCGGTTATAATATCATCGGTTTGTAGACTATTGCGGGCGCGGGCACCGGGCGGACGAGCAGTCCGTCCGGCGTCCCCGCTTCCCTCCTTGGTAAGGAGCATTCGATCAAACAGCTGCATGGCAATCTCACCGGGCTGAAGCCGAGCCAGATTTCCGCCCTGGAGCGGCTGTACCGCCGCCGCGTTCCGCCCGACCAACTGATCACCGCCGAACTTGCCGGCCGGCTGGCAGAGCTTTCCCGGGATATCAGACGGCAGGTCGGCATCCTGATCAATCGCCACGGCGCGGTCGAGTACGTCATTATCGGTGACGAGCGGGGGCTGTTCATCCCGGAACTGGCCGACTACCCGCTGGGGCGCCGCCTGCTGCGGGGGCTCCGCTTCGTTCATACCCACCTGAAAGGGGAGTCCTTCTCCGAGGACGACCTGACCGACCTGGCCCTCCTCCGCTTCGACATCATGGCCATCCTCCAGCTCCATGCCGACGACCGGCTCCTGGCTATCCAGACCGCCGCCCTGACGCCTTCGGACGTCAGCGGCCATCCCTACCGGGTCGAGGCGGCGGAGCCGTTTGCCACCTTCCGGATGGATTTTGCTGCCTTCATTTCTACCCTGGAGCGTTCTCTGGAGTCGTCACTCTCGGCGGCCCGGGAGGTGGCGGCGGGAGAGGAGCGGGCGATCCTCGTTTCGGCAACCCGCCAGGAGCGGGAAGAGGCCGAAGATTCCCTTGACGAGCTCAAAGAGCTGGCGCGCACTGCTGGCGTGGCGGTTCTCGATGCGATCATCCAGCGCCCGCGCGAGTTCAACCCCCGTTACCTGATGGGGGAGGGGAAGATGCGCGAGGTGGTGATCCGGGCGCTGCAACTTGGGGCGACTCTGCTCATCTTCGACCAGGAGCTTACCCCGGCCCAGGTTCGTTCCATCTCCGAACTGACCGAACTGAAGGTCATCGACCGGAGCCAGCTGATTCTCGATATTTTCGCCCGCCGGGCCAAGAGTCTCGACGGCAAGGTCCAGGTGGAACTGGCCCAGCTGAAGTACCTCCTGCCGCGGCTCACCGGCCGCGGGGTGCAGATGTCGCGGCTGATGGGGGGGATCGGCGGCCGCGGGCCGGGGGAGACCAAGCTGGAAACTGACCGGCGGCGAATCCGCGACCGGATCGCCAAACTGGAGCGGGAGCTGGAAGAATTGTCGCGCGGCCGCCAGCAGCGCCGGCAGAAGCGGGTCCGGGCCGGCTTGCCGATCGTCTCCATCGTCGGTTATACCAACGCCGGCAAGTCGACCCTGCTCAATGCCCTTACCCGGAGCGAGGTCTTCACCGAAAACCTGCTGTTTGCCACCCTCGACACCTCGACCCGCCGGCTTCGCTTTCCCCGGGAGCGCGAGGTGATCGTCACCGACACGGTCGGCTTTATCCGCTCCCTTCCCGCCTCGCTGATGGGGGCGTTCAAGTCGACCCTGGAAGAGTTGCAGGACGCGGATCTCCTTCTCCATCTCGTCGATTGTGCCACCCCTCGGGTCGAGGAGCAGATCCGGCAGGTGGAGACGATTCTCGATGAGCTGGAACTTGGCGATAAACCGCGCCTGGTGGTCTTCAACAAGGCCGACCTGCTGACCGGCCTCAAGCAGCGGAATCCGTTGATCTTCATGAAGATCCGCCAGCTGTCGCGCCAGTACGGGGCCATTATGATCTCTGCCGCCGACCCGGCTTCGCTCGAGCCGTTGCTTCTGGAGATGGAACGCCGGTTCTGGCCGGCCCGGGTCGATCCCTCCTAGCTCCGCCCCTCTGCGGGCGCTGCGCCGGCGCTGGTTCCCCGTCACCTTGACAAATCGGGCGATTTCGCCTATACTGCCGCCTCCTGCTGGCACCACTTCCCACATCTGGCCCCCTGGTCGTGCGCGGAAGGTACCCCTATGAAACGATTTCTGGTTCTGTTCTCCATAGCTGTTCTCCCCGTATGTTCCGTTCAGGCGGTCGAAATTCAGTCGGCACCGCTCAGCGAATTGACCGCCCTCGGTTCGTCCAAACTGCTTCCCGATCTCTCCGGCACTCAACCTGCCGACGGCACCCGCCGGTCCCAGGTTGCCTCCCTCTCCGGCGATGGTCTGCGGGCAAACCTGCTGGAACCGCCGATGCGCGACCTGGTCAGTGGCGATGGCCAGGAGGGGGGACAGGACGATTTCGAGCTGAAGATTCCCGAAGAAGAACTGCCGGACGCCGATATCCCCCTGACCCTCAACAGCAAGGTCGAATATTTCATCACCTATTTCCAGACGGCCGGCCGTAAGGCCTTTGCCCGCTGGCTCTCCCGCTCCGAGCGCTACATCCCGATGATGAAAGAGGTTTTGCACGCGAACGGCCTTCCCGAGGACCTCGTCTACCTGGCGATGATCGAAAGCGGTTTCACCCCCCATGCCGTTTCCGTCGCCAGCGCTGTCGGCCCCTGGCAGTTCATCTCCGGCACCGGCAAGCGCTATTCGCTCCGGATCGACCACTGGATCGACGAACGGCGCGATCCGCTCAAATCGACGGTGGCGGCGGCCTTGTACCTCAAGGAACTCTATGCGTTGTTCAACAACGACTGGTATCTGGCGGCGGCGGGGTATAACGCGGGGGAGAACAAGATCCTCAAGGCGATCGACCGGTACAACACCCGTGATTTCTGGGAAATCTCCAAGGGGTCCTACCTCAAACGGGAAACCAAGGATTATGTGCCGAAGCTTCTGGCGGCCGCCATCATTGCCAAGGAACCCGCCCGCTACGGCTTCGCCGACGTGGCCTATCTGCCGCCCGTCGAGTTTGATGCGGTCGCCATCCCGTCGCGGACCGACCTCGATGTCGTGGCGAACCTGTGCGACGTCAGCCCGGCGACGATCAAGGAACTGAATCCGGAATTGCGTCGTGGCTGTACCCCTCCGGACTACCCCGATTACCAGTTGAAAATCCCCAAGGGGAAGAAGTCGCTGTTCGAGGAGGCCTACCTCAAGCTCCCCGAAGATGAGCGCTACAAGGAACGGATCACCTATACCCGGTACCGGGCGAAAAAGCGGGATTCCCTCGAATCGATCGCCCGCCGTTTCGGCACTACGGCGAAGACCCTGGCCGAAGTGAACAAGATTCGTCTCGGGCACAAGGTCCGGGGGCGGACGCTGCTGGTGCCGGTGATGGTGGCAGCCGGCGAACACGAGGGCGAGGCGAAGGTGGCTCGGGCCGCAGCCCCCGCCCCGGCTCCGGCGAGGAGTAAGGGCTTCACTAAGTATTATACCGTCAAGCGCGGGGATACCATTCACTCCCTGGCCCGGCGCTTCAATATCTCCACCCGGATTCTCACGGCCTGGAACAACCTCAAGGGGAAATTCGCCCTGCGGCCCGGTAAACGGATCATCGTTGCCAAATATGTGGAAAAGAAAGGGGCGCTTGTTCCCGTGGCCGGTTCCGAGGAGAACGGCTAGCGCTTTACGGCAGCATGGCTGCCCAAGGTGGTTTCTCCCCGCGGGAGCAGTTCTTCGACTATTTTTTTTCGTCTGATCTGAAAGGAAACGAACCGATATGTACAATTTTCTGATCTCCGGTGGCGTCGCCCTCGCCGTGATTGCGATCCTGATCGTTACCGGCCTCTCGTGGTGGTGGGCAGTCCTGATCGGCATGCTGCTTTTTGCCGGCGCCTTTCTCCTTATTTCTCGGCTGATCATGAAGAAGGTGATGGCAATCATGGAAACCGCCAACCGCGATCTCCAGGGGCAGCGGGTGGAGAAAGCGATCAGGGAACTGAAGGATGCGCTGGCGTACAGCAAGTGGCAGATGTACGTCGAGGGGCAGATCAACTCCCAGATCGGTATGGTCTACTATCTGAAACGCGATTTTTCCAACGCCTTCCCCTACCTCGAAAAGTCGTTTCCCAAGAACTGGGTGGCGATGGGGATGCTGGCGATCAGCTACATGAAGCGGAACAAGCGCGACAAGATGAAGGAAACCTTTGAGAAGGCCGTGCAATGGAGCGGCAAGGAGTCGCTACTCTGGAGCCTTTATGCTTACTGCTGGACCGAATGCGATGACCTCGGCCAGGCCAAGCAGGTACTTGAGCGGGGGCTGAAAAAGCTGCCCGGCGACGAGAAATTGAAGGCCAGCCTGGACGCTCTGCAGGAAGGGAAAAAGATGAAGATGAAGGGGTACGGCGAAATGTGGTTGCAGTTCCACCTGGAGCGCCAGAGTGTGATCATGAAACAGCAGGCGGCCGCCATGGGTGGAATGAAGCGGCGGATCGTCAGAAGATAATGGCTGCCCATGATGGTTGATAACCGTTGACGGAAGGGGACCGCTGGTCCCCTTTTTCGTTCCGGCTTCTGCCCTGTCGTTGCTTGCGGCGGTCGGTCCGGCAGTGTATATTTTGTCATATCCTCGCCGGCGGCGCTTGGCCGCCCGGCGGTGTTTTTTCCCCGGTCAAGGAGGAGGAGTACGATGATGAGACGGTTTGCTTTCCTGGTTATGCTTGCGCTTGCAGCGGCATCCCTCAGCGGTTGCCTGGTAAAAGAGAGTACCTACCTGAAAAAAGTCGAAGAGGCCGATGGGCTGACAAAGGATCTGTCGGCGCTGCGGGACAAATACAAGGCGCTGAGTGAGGAAAACGGACAACTCAAGACACAGTTGGCGGCCCTGAAAGATGAAGCGGCCGGTCTTGCCAAAGACAAGGAGAAGCTGACTACCGATAACAAGGAACTGGAAAAGGTGCTCAAGGCCAAGTCGGACACCCTTTCCCAGAATGTCGCCGACTTGCGGCAGCAGGTCGCCGACCTGCAGAGCGAAAACGACCAGTTGAAGGGAGATATCGCCAACCTGCAGAAGGCCAAGGAAGAGAAGGTCCGCGAGGTAAGCAAGACCTACGAGGACCTGCTCGACCGGATGAAGGGTGAGATCGCCCAGGGGCAGGTGACGATCTCCGAGTTGAAGGGGAAGCTGACGGTCAATATGGTCGACGCCATCCTGTTCGATTCCGGCAAGGCGGAAGTAAAGCCGGCGGGGATGGAAGTACTGTCGAAAGTTGTCGACATCCTCAAGGATGTCAAGGATAAGGCGATCAGGATCGAAGGGCATACGGACAACGTCCAGATCGTCGGCAATCTGACGAAGAAATTCCCGAC contains:
- a CDS encoding lytic transglycosylase domain-containing protein; translation: MKRFLVLFSIAVLPVCSVQAVEIQSAPLSELTALGSSKLLPDLSGTQPADGTRRSQVASLSGDGLRANLLEPPMRDLVSGDGQEGGQDDFELKIPEEELPDADIPLTLNSKVEYFITYFQTAGRKAFARWLSRSERYIPMMKEVLHANGLPEDLVYLAMIESGFTPHAVSVASAVGPWQFISGTGKRYSLRIDHWIDERRDPLKSTVAAALYLKELYALFNNDWYLAAAGYNAGENKILKAIDRYNTRDFWEISKGSYLKRETKDYVPKLLAAAIIAKEPARYGFADVAYLPPVEFDAVAIPSRTDLDVVANLCDVSPATIKELNPELRRGCTPPDYPDYQLKIPKGKKSLFEEAYLKLPEDERYKERITYTRYRAKKRDSLESIARRFGTTAKTLAEVNKIRLGHKVRGRTLLVPVMVAAGEHEGEAKVARAAAPAPAPARSKGFTKYYTVKRGDTIHSLARRFNISTRILTAWNNLKGKFALRPGKRIIVAKYVEKKGALVPVAGSEENG
- the hflX gene encoding GTPase HflX — translated: MKPSQISALERLYRRRVPPDQLITAELAGRLAELSRDIRRQVGILINRHGAVEYVIIGDERGLFIPELADYPLGRRLLRGLRFVHTHLKGESFSEDDLTDLALLRFDIMAILQLHADDRLLAIQTAALTPSDVSGHPYRVEAAEPFATFRMDFAAFISTLERSLESSLSAAREVAAGEERAILVSATRQEREEAEDSLDELKELARTAGVAVLDAIIQRPREFNPRYLMGEGKMREVVIRALQLGATLLIFDQELTPAQVRSISELTELKVIDRSQLILDIFARRAKSLDGKVQVELAQLKYLLPRLTGRGVQMSRLMGGIGGRGPGETKLETDRRRIRDRIAKLERELEELSRGRQQRRQKRVRAGLPIVSIVGYTNAGKSTLLNALTRSEVFTENLLFATLDTSTRRLRFPREREVIVTDTVGFIRSLPASLMGAFKSTLEELQDADLLLHLVDCATPRVEEQIRQVETILDELELGDKPRLVVFNKADLLTGLKQRNPLIFMKIRQLSRQYGAIMISAADPASLEPLLLEMERRFWPARVDPS
- a CDS encoding OmpA family protein yields the protein MMRRFAFLVMLALAAASLSGCLVKESTYLKKVEEADGLTKDLSALRDKYKALSEENGQLKTQLAALKDEAAGLAKDKEKLTTDNKELEKVLKAKSDTLSQNVADLRQQVADLQSENDQLKGDIANLQKAKEEKVREVSKTYEDLLDRMKGEIAQGQVTISELKGKLTVNMVDAILFDSGKAEVKPAGMEVLSKVVDILKDVKDKAIRIEGHTDNVQIVGNLTKKFPTNWELSAARAINVARYLQSQGLSPENLSAVAYGEYRPVASNDTEEGKAKNRRIEIILIPKDAP
- a CDS encoding enoyl-ACP reductase FabI; its protein translation is MGLLAGKKAIIFGIANEKSIAWAIAQAFKREGAELAVTYANETVAKRVIPLAESLQAQLVLPCDVRNDGDLRATFAEVEKAWGGLDILVHSVAFANKDELKGSFLNTTREGFSLALDISAYSFIAMMKEAYPLMKERNGCALALTYYGAQKVFPNYNVMGVAKAALEASVRYLAESIGTDGIRVNAISAGPLKTLAAAGVGGFNQIAGHVAEKAPLRRNISQDEVAGAALYLCSPLASGVTGEIHFVDSGYNIIGL